CCTGACCGCGGGAAACGGAGCGAGCTCGTACACCACCGCCCGGCGCGGGCCGAGCAAGCAGGCCGGCTGAGATTGACACCGCGTGGTCCTTGCCACCGCGGCGGCGATGTACCGCAAGATGGACATGCCGCTCTGGCTGGAGCATGCGGAGAGGGAGCTGAGAGCATGACCCGGAACGTCACGCTCGACCGCGACGGTCGCGTCGCGACGGTGACCCTGAACCGACCCGACCGGCGCAACTCGCTGAGCGACGAGATGCTGGCCGAGCTGGCCGCGGCCTTCGCCGAGCTGCGCGACGACGCGAGCACGCGG
The Candidatus Methylomirabilota bacterium genome window above contains:
- a CDS encoding enoyl-CoA hydratase-related protein gives rise to the protein MTRNVTLDRDGRVATVTLNRPDRRNSLSDEMLAELAAAFAELRDDASTR